The following coding sequences are from one Gossypium raimondii isolate GPD5lz chromosome 4, ASM2569854v1, whole genome shotgun sequence window:
- the LOC105779259 gene encoding ras-related protein Rab11C: MAYKVDHEYNYLFKIVLIGDSGVGKSNILSRFTRNEFFLESKSTIGVEFATRTLQVEGKTIKAQIWDTAGQERYRAITSAYYRGAAGALLVYDVTKRQTFDNVLRWLRELRDHADSNIVIMMAGNKSDLNHLRAVSMEDAEGLAEKEGLSFLETSALEAFNVEKAFQTILLDIYQIVRKKALAAQEAGSSTGVPHGTTIKVSNLQDNGTKNACCST; this comes from the exons ATGGCATATAAAGTGGATCAtgaatacaattatttatttaagattgtGTTGATCGGAGATTCGGGTGTAGGAAAATCAAATATTCTTTCAAGATTTAcgagaaatgaattttttttggaatcgAAATCAACCATTGGTGTCGAATTTGCAACTAGGACTCTTCAG GTAGAAGGGAAGACAATTAAGGCCCAAATATGGGATACGGCTGGTCAAGAGAGGTATCGAGCCATTACAAGTGCTTACTATAGAGGTGCAGCTGGGGCATTGTTGGTTTACGATGTAACTAAAAGGCAAACCTTCGACAATGTCCTAAGATGGTTACGTGAACTAAGAGACCATGCTGATTCAAACATCGTCATTATGATGGCCGGAAATAAGTCCGATCTCAACCATCTTCGAGCGGTTTCAATGGAAGATGCTGAAGGCTTGGCCGAGAAAGAAGGTCTTTCATTCCTCGAAACATCCGCACTAGAAGCTTTCAATGTCGAGAAGGCATTTCAGACAATCTTGTTGGATATTTATCAGATAGTAAGAAAAAAAGCATTGGCAGCACAAGAAGCGGGTTCCTCCACTGGTGTTCCTCATGGAACCACCATTAAAGTCTCCAATCTGCAAGATAATGGAACCAAGAATGCTTGTTGTTCCACCTAA